In Candidatus Nomurabacteria bacterium, the DNA window GAATGTGGTGCATTTTAGTGTTCTACCATTTGCCAATAATATTTCTTCTGCCCTCGACACACTCTTTTATTCTTCTCATTCCAGCAGGAGAAATATTTTCAGGTAAATTACTAATATCAAACCATTTAGCGTCTTCTAGCTCGTAGGTTTTTTTGAAACTTTTGTCTAAAACTTTGACTACAAAAATATATACTGTATCCTTTTTTCCCTCTTGTCTAGATAAAAACTCTCCTAATTTATACTCTACTTTTACAGATATACTTAATTCTTCTTTTATCTCTCTTGCAATACAATCTTCTGGTGTTTCATTTTTTTTTATGTGACCACCGGGCAATGACCAGTGTTTTGATGCTACATTTTTAACCAAAAGAATTTCTTTATCTTCAAATATAATTATTGCTCTAGACCCATATGTTTTTGGCTTGAAAATTTTCCAGTATATTCTAGCTATTTTAACCAAAAACCAGTAAACTTTTTTCATATTATTTCATCATTTTTAATAGTTCATCTAAAACTTCTGGAAATTTATTGAAACCTGCTTTTCCGCTTAGGTGTCCCCCATTTTCTATAACTATAAATTTGCAATTTAATTCTTCGGAAATTTTCTTACCATCTTCAAAAGGTATGTTTGGATCGTTACTACCATGAAAAACGACAAACTTCTCTGAATTGTTTTTTATTTTTGAGAAATCTAGTGGTTCATTATAGAAAGTTCCTAAAGTCCCAGATTTTGGCTTACCAAACCTTCCTGAAACCAATATTACTCCTCTTGCTCTCCCTCCTGCTTCTAAATATCTCAATACAGCTCTTGCACCCAAACTATGTCCAATAATATAATTTTCATCCTTTGGATCGATGATTTTATTTAGTAAATCTACCCACTCTTTGCAAATAGGGTTATCATCTCCTGGCATCTGAGGATTTTCTACGGCTATATTTTTATTTTTTAATTCATCAACTAACCAGCCACGCCATGCATGATCTGGTGCTGACCCCAATCCATGTACAACAAAAACTTTTTTCATATTAATTTGAATTCTATCATTTTTACTTCAGTATTCTCATCGACTTTATCGCCATAGTGACCTTTTTGAATTCTATACATTTCATCAAAATCTTTATACTTTCCAGCTATTTCTTCTTTTGTCACTTCACCTAACTTTTTAAATTTTAATGAAGTTATTTTTGCTCTAGCAAAAACTTCATCTGTACTTTTGTTTATAAGCTCAAGCTCATCTCCTAGTTCCAAGTTTTTATCATCAAAAAGCCGCCAAGTACCTGTCTTTTTCCCAGCGAGAATTTTTTCTGATAGTTCACTTGTAAATTTAAGCGATTTCATTTTTAAATTCTTCAAAAAGCATGGGGTCAGCCCAGTTTTTTACTGGAACATTTTTTAATAGATATTCTTTTTCTTCTTGATTACCAGAATACACATCAACCGCTTCACTTAAAACATAAACATCATAACCACGAAAAGTTAGGTCTTGTGCAGTAGACAACACACAACAGTCGAGAGTTAAACCTATCAAGACTATTTTATTTTTTTCCACTGGTGTTCCAACTGTCTCAATTAACCATTTAGTAAAAGATTCCGGATCTGGATAAGGCAATTCCGGAACTGCATCTTTGTCTCCCCTGCCTTTTCTTATCCACTCAGGAGAATTCATACTTTTTACCCATATATTTGCGTCCTTTACATCATCAGGTATTTCAGACTCATATCCAAAAGTTCCGGGGTAGCAAAGATCTCCCGTATCACCCTGCCTTGGTTGTCTGTAATCTGAGATTATTTCATAGATTTTTATATCCTTTTCACGAAGAAATGGAACAAGTTCATTCTTTATAAAAGAAACGCTTGGTCGATCTCGAAAAGCTCGACCTTGTGGATCTGTAAAATCTTTTTGTAAATCGATTGATATTATTTTAATCATAAATTTATTTTAAGATTATTTCTTCGCCCATAAATTTTATTTCTTTAACTCCAGCAGTTTTCTTCAAATCATCTTCGAATCCTGAAACTGTCTCTTTGTATTTCTCTGGCAGAGTTAGATTTATCACATCACTAGGAATAAGACCCTTTTCTTTTCGCATGTCTTGTATAACACGAACAAGTTCTCGATATTCCCCTTCTCTCTTTAGTTCTGGAGTTATGTTCATGTCGAAAGAAACTTCACTAGAAACTTTTACCTCTTTTACATTTAACTCTTCCTTGATCAGGTCTTTTAAGTCTTGAGACACTTCTTCTTTTACAAAGAATGTTTGAAGTGGTTGTCTTAGTGGTATGTTTGTCTTTTTTCTTATTGAATTACCCTCTGTACATAAATCTCTAACTTTTTGCATATCAGATATTATTTGTGTATTTACCTTCCTTGCTTCTGGCCAGCTTGTAAGATGAACGGACTCTACATCATTATCAGTCTTCAACCTTTGCCATATATCCTCTGCACTAAACGGTGCAAACGGAGCCATAAGTTTAGCGAGTGTTTTCAAAACATAATAAAGAGTTCTCTTTGCATCATTATCACCATCTTTTAGTCTGTCTCTAGAACGTCTAAGGTACCATGTAGAGAGGTCATCAATAAAACTTCTCATTTCTCTTACCGGCTCAAACAATTTGAAGTTGTCCATGTTTTCTGTAGAAGATTTTATCAGCTCGTTTAGTTGTGCAAGTATCCACTTATCTAATATATTTTTTGATTCTGACAAATCTCGACCTGCCCCGTATCGAACTTGTTCTGGTACGGGGTAAAGCTCATAAAACGCTAGCACGTTATAAAGCAAACCAAAGAACTTCCTGTTTAGATCAAGTACTGTTTTTTCATCGAAGTTTTTCGCGTCACCTGGCTGGTTGACTGAGTACATCCACAGTCTCAATGTATCAACACCATATTTCTCAACCATTTCTATAGGGTCAACCGTGTTTCCGATTGACTTACTCATCTTTTTACCGTTGGCATCTAGTATAAGCCCGAGACTTATAACATTTCTATAAGCTTTTCCTGTACCCATGATTCCTCCTATTGCATGAAGTGTGTAGAACCAACCACGAGTTTGATCTATTCCCTCACTTATAAAGTCTGCTGGATAACCACGCTGTTTTCTAAATAAACCTTTATATGGTTGAAATGTTTTTTCAGAATTTTCAAATGGATAGTGGTCCTGTGCAAACGGCATAGAACCAGAGTCGAACCATACATCTAGAACTTCTTTTACTCTAGTATATTCTTTGCCCCCTTTCTCCAAAACGACACTATCGATAAATGGCTTGTGAAGATCTATTTCTAGATTTTGATTCATTGGCATTTTTACAAAATCCAACTCTCGCACTTCTGAGTTTTCAAACCTCTTGAAATCTTCTACAAAAACTTTGTGGTCCTCTTTTTGGTAGTCTTCACCGTGTGGAGAAAAAAGCCCTGCATTTACATAGAAAAGCCAAGCTGGGCCACCATGCGTCACAAAAAGTATTTTTTTGCCTTTGTATTTTTCTTCACAATCAAGAAGTACTTTTCTAACCCTTTGTCCGACTTCGAGCAAAGATTCGCCACCTTCTACTTTTCTGTTGAACCAATCTTTATCACTACCTTCTATTGCATCGTGAAAATCTGACCAGTTCTTGCCGTCGAAAATACCAGGATTTATTTCTTGTAGTCTTTCGTCTTTTATAAGGGATTCTTTTGGAAGTCCAAGAGTTTCTATAACAATTTTTCCAGTTTCTAGTGTTCTTCTAAATGGAGAAGTTATGACTAGATCGATACCAGCCCCATTTAGACTTTGTGCTTTTTTCTTTGTCTCTTCTTTACCTTCTTCTGTTAGTCCGTCTTGGCCCTCTCTTATATAACTCACTACCCCACTCTTGTTGCTCTCGGTACCGCCGTGTCTCATCACAAAATATTTGTTGTTTCCCTTTTTTGAAAGTTTTCTAAGTGTAGTGATAGAATCCACGACAATCCTATCTCCATCGCTAGACTCCCATATAGGAAGTGGTGTTCCCCAATATCTTTCGCGTGAAATTGCCCAATCTTTTAGACCGCGTAGCCACTCGCCAAATCTTCCGTCTTTTATATGCTCTGGTTCCCAGTTTATACTCTCGTTTTCTTTTACAAGCTTGTCTCGCAATTTTTCCATGCGTATATACCAAGAATCTCTCGCATAATATATAAGCGCGGTTTTACAACGCCAACAGTGTGGGTATGAGTGTTCGTATTTTTCTTTTTTGAAAAGTAGGTTTCTTCCCGCAAGGTCTTTGATTATATCTATCGCAACTTCTTCATCTTTTACAAATCTACCTGTCAGAAAATCCATACCGTCTATGTAGTGACCATCTTCTTTTACTAAGTGAAACTTTGGAAGACCCACTTTAGTTCCTAGTGCAAAATCATCTTGTCCATACATAACAGCAGTATGAACAATACCTGTTCCATCTTCTGTGTTTACAAAGTCTGCAGAATATACTTTATATGCTTTTGACTTATCCAAAGATTCTGGAGCTAGATTATTGAAGTATGCATATAGTGGCTCGTATTCTTTCCCAACAAGATCAGAACCTTTTATCTTTTCAGAAATTTCTACGTCACCATCTAGAACAGAAAGTCTGTCCTCGGCGAGTATTAGAAAATCATTTTCTAATTTTACTTTTACATAAAAAATATCTTTTCCTACTGCAAGAGCAATATTTCCAGGAAGAGTCCATGGTGTAGTTGTCCATGCAAGAAAATATGTGTTTTCTTCTCCTACAACTTTGAATTTTGCTGTCACAGAAAGATCCTTGTCGTCTTGATAACCCTGCGCAAGTTCATGAGAAGAAAGTGCTGTACCACATCTAGGACACCAAGGTAGAACTTTGTAGTCCTTGTAAAGAAGTCCCTTTTTCTCGACAGTACTCAATATATTCCAGACAGACTCCATGTACTGATTCTCATAAGTAACGTATGGATTCTTGGAGTCGATCCAGTAACCAACTCTTTCTGTAAACTTCTCCCACAAGTCTCTATACTGCCAAACGCTTTCTTTACACTTCTGATTGAACTTCTCTACGCCGTATTCTTCTATCTCTTTTTTGGAAGTGAGTCCAAGCTCTTTTTCAACTTGAAGCTCAACAGGAAGTCCGTGAGTATCCCAACCACCCTTTCTCCTTACATAAAAACCTCTCATTGTTTTATAGCGAGGAATTGCATCCTTGAATGCCCTAGCTTCTAAGTGGTGTATTCCTGGTTTTCCATTTGCAGTTGGTGGACCTTCATAGAAAACAAACTCTTTTCTCCCCTTCGACATACTCAGGGTCTTTTCAAAAATATCGTTCTCTTTCCAGAACTCTAAAACTTTTTCTTCCTTGTCCGCCATAGCAGATTTTGCGACGGTGGAGTTTTTTACGTATTGATTTTTTGTATTTTCTTCCATCCCATTAGAGGCAGAACGCGATACATCCTTATTAGAAATTTCCATATTATTTTGTATATTATATTTTTTCATAACTTGTTTTATCCGATATAATCCGCGATCGCGGCCTCTAACGGGATCCATAAAATTAAAAACTCGTCCTTGTACAACGATATATATCATTGTGTAAGGACGAGTTTCCTCGTGGTACCACCTTAGTTACTTCTCATTTACAGCTATTTTGGGCTTACCCATCCAGTTCTACTCACCCGAACATTTGAAATGTTGTGGCTTTCTTCTGAAAGCATCGGAGAGTGATATTCTCCTCTAGCGCTATAGGTAGAGTATATACAATTATTAATCAAAAGCAAACGCTGACAAAAAAGAAAAATATCCCGCACATGCGAGATATTTTCCTTTGTGTCGACTTGGCCACAGGTATAAGTCAACACTATGACTTACCTCTCCCTGTTGGCATACAAAAATAATATCAAATAGGTTATGCCCGTCAATACAAAAATAAACAAAAACCAATAAAAATAAAAAAAATCAACAGGTGAAGTTTTTACATAACTTCTGGAGATTTTATACCTAGAAGATAAAGTCCGTTTTTTAATATAAAAGTAGTTTTCTCAGCAATCAAAAGATCGTTTTCAATATCTTGATTTGATTCGTCTATTATTTTTTTTGATGCATACCATGAATTAAACTCTCTACAAAGAGACAAAAGATAGGTTGTTATGTAGTGCGGTGCCCATTCTTCTATAGATCTATTAACTACATGTTCAAAACTTAACATAATCTTTTCTAGGTTAGATATTTTTGCGCCAGAAAGTTTTTCTGACGGTACATGACCAGCTTCTTTTGCATTTCGAAGGAGTGACATACTACGCGCGTATGTGTATTGGATATAAGGACCAGAGTCTCCTTCGAAGGAAAGTGATTTGTCTGGATCAAAGTTTATATTTTTTCCAGAAACAACTCTCAGTATCGCAAACTTGAGAGCAGATATAGCAATGTCTTCTGAACTAGAAGTGTCTTTGCCCAAACTCGCAATGTCTTGAATCAATGTTTCTAGTACATCGGATGCAATAGGTACACCGCCCTCTCGAGAAGA includes these proteins:
- a CDS encoding serine hydrolase family protein gives rise to the protein MKKVFVVHGLGSAPDHAWRGWLVDELKNKNIAVENPQMPGDDNPICKEWVDLLNKIIDPKDENYIIGHSLGARAVLRYLEAGGRARGVILVSGRFGKPKSGTLGTFYNEPLDFSKIKNNSEKFVVFHGSNDPNIPFEDGKKISEELNCKFIVIENGGHLSGKAGFNKFPEVLDELLKMMK
- a CDS encoding class I tRNA ligase family protein, which translates into the protein MEISNKDVSRSASNGMEENTKNQYVKNSTVAKSAMADKEEKVLEFWKENDIFEKTLSMSKGRKEFVFYEGPPTANGKPGIHHLEARAFKDAIPRYKTMRGFYVRRKGGWDTHGLPVELQVEKELGLTSKKEIEEYGVEKFNQKCKESVWQYRDLWEKFTERVGYWIDSKNPYVTYENQYMESVWNILSTVEKKGLLYKDYKVLPWCPRCGTALSSHELAQGYQDDKDLSVTAKFKVVGEENTYFLAWTTTPWTLPGNIALAVGKDIFYVKVKLENDFLILAEDRLSVLDGDVEISEKIKGSDLVGKEYEPLYAYFNNLAPESLDKSKAYKVYSADFVNTEDGTGIVHTAVMYGQDDFALGTKVGLPKFHLVKEDGHYIDGMDFLTGRFVKDEEVAIDIIKDLAGRNLLFKKEKYEHSYPHCWRCKTALIYYARDSWYIRMEKLRDKLVKENESINWEPEHIKDGRFGEWLRGLKDWAISRERYWGTPLPIWESSDGDRIVVDSITTLRKLSKKGNNKYFVMRHGGTESNKSGVVSYIREGQDGLTEEGKEETKKKAQSLNGAGIDLVITSPFRRTLETGKIVIETLGLPKESLIKDERLQEINPGIFDGKNWSDFHDAIEGSDKDWFNRKVEGGESLLEVGQRVRKVLLDCEEKYKGKKILFVTHGGPAWLFYVNAGLFSPHGEDYQKEDHKVFVEDFKRFENSEVRELDFVKMPMNQNLEIDLHKPFIDSVVLEKGGKEYTRVKEVLDVWFDSGSMPFAQDHYPFENSEKTFQPYKGLFRKQRGYPADFISEGIDQTRGWFYTLHAIGGIMGTGKAYRNVISLGLILDANGKKMSKSIGNTVDPIEMVEKYGVDTLRLWMYSVNQPGDAKNFDEKTVLDLNRKFFGLLYNVLAFYELYPVPEQVRYGAGRDLSESKNILDKWILAQLNELIKSSTENMDNFKLFEPVREMRSFIDDLSTWYLRRSRDRLKDGDNDAKRTLYYVLKTLAKLMAPFAPFSAEDIWQRLKTDNDVESVHLTSWPEARKVNTQIISDMQKVRDLCTEGNSIRKKTNIPLRQPLQTFFVKEEVSQDLKDLIKEELNVKEVKVSSEVSFDMNITPELKREGEYRELVRVIQDMRKEKGLIPSDVINLTLPEKYKETVSGFEDDLKKTAGVKEIKFMGEEIILK
- a CDS encoding ASCH domain-containing protein encodes the protein MKSLKFTSELSEKILAGKKTGTWRLFDDKNLELGDELELINKSTDEVFARAKITSLKFKKLGEVTKEEIAGKYKDFDEMYRIQKGHYGDKVDENTEVKMIEFKLI
- a CDS encoding NUDIX domain-containing protein yields the protein MKKVYWFLVKIARIYWKIFKPKTYGSRAIIIFEDKEILLVKNVASKHWSLPGGHIKKNETPEDCIAREIKEELSISVKVEYKLGEFLSRQEGKKDTVYIFVVKVLDKSFKKTYELEDAKWFDISNLPENISPAGMRRIKECVEGRRNIIGKW
- a CDS encoding isochorismatase family protein, with protein sequence MIKIISIDLQKDFTDPQGRAFRDRPSVSFIKNELVPFLREKDIKIYEIISDYRQPRQGDTGDLCYPGTFGYESEIPDDVKDANIWVKSMNSPEWIRKGRGDKDAVPELPYPDPESFTKWLIETVGTPVEKNKIVLIGLTLDCCVLSTAQDLTFRGYDVYVLSEAVDVYSGNQEEKEYLLKNVPVKNWADPMLFEEFKNEIA